From a single Polynucleobacter asymbioticus QLW-P1DMWA-1 genomic region:
- the atpG gene encoding F0F1 ATP synthase subunit gamma, producing the protein MASTKEIRSKIKSVQNTRKITKAMEMVAASKMRRAQERMRNARPYAEKIREIVANLSKANPEFRPAYMEAREVKKVGTILVTTDKGLCGGLNTNVLRFITNQVRDLQEKNIEIVYTAIGSKGLQFLNRSKAKLISQTIQIGDTPHMDVLIGAIIAQLEAFERGEIDAVYLAYNRFVNAMKQEPVLEKLLPLEPAALVPEDKAGNSWDYIYEPDAESILNGLLKRYVEAMIYQAVTENMASEQSARMVSMKAASDNAKNVIGELQLEYNKTRQAAITKELSEIVGGAAAV; encoded by the coding sequence ATGGCAAGCACAAAAGAGATACGATCTAAGATCAAGAGCGTGCAAAACACGCGCAAGATCACGAAGGCAATGGAAATGGTCGCCGCATCCAAAATGCGTCGCGCCCAGGAACGCATGCGCAATGCGCGCCCCTATGCTGAAAAAATTCGTGAGATTGTCGCCAACCTTTCTAAAGCTAATCCTGAGTTCCGCCCTGCTTATATGGAAGCTCGTGAAGTAAAGAAAGTTGGCACGATTTTGGTTACAACTGATAAAGGCCTGTGCGGTGGTTTAAATACCAACGTACTGCGCTTTATTACTAACCAAGTGCGCGATTTGCAGGAAAAAAATATTGAGATTGTCTACACGGCAATTGGTTCAAAGGGTTTGCAGTTTTTGAACCGCTCAAAAGCAAAACTGATTTCTCAAACAATCCAAATTGGCGATACTCCCCATATGGATGTTTTGATTGGTGCAATTATTGCCCAATTAGAAGCGTTTGAGCGAGGCGAGATTGATGCTGTTTATTTGGCATACAACCGCTTTGTTAATGCCATGAAACAAGAGCCTGTTTTAGAAAAGCTTTTGCCTTTGGAGCCAGCAGCATTGGTGCCTGAAGATAAAGCAGGAAATTCTTGGGATTACATCTACGAACCTGACGCAGAGTCTATTTTGAATGGCCTGCTAAAGCGTTATGTTGAGGCAATGATCTATCAGGCTGTTACTGAAAACATGGCTTCTGAGCAGTCTGCACGCATGGTCTCTATGAAGGCCGCTTCAGATAATGCGAAGAACGTGATTGGCGAATTGCAATTGGAATACAACAAAACACGACAGGCTGCTATTACTAAAGAGTTGTCAGAAATTGTTGGCGGAGCGGCTGCGGTTTAA